One stretch of Bos indicus x Bos taurus breed Angus x Brahman F1 hybrid chromosome 22, Bos_hybrid_MaternalHap_v2.0, whole genome shotgun sequence DNA includes these proteins:
- the CCR3 gene encoding C-C chemokine receptor type 3, translated as MATSADGIETVGEVAGTTPYDYEAALPCEKSNVKELAAQFLPPLYSLVFVTGLLGNVVVVVILTKYKRLRIMTNIYLLNLAISDVLFLFTLPFWIHYVRWNEWVFGHRMCKLLSGLYYMGLYSEIFFIILLTIDRYLAIVHAVFALRARTVTFGIVTSIFTWVLAGLAALPEFFFHETQEEAGQTFCSPLYPEDNENAWKRFHALRMNILGLALPLLVMAICYSGIIKTLLRCPSKKKYKAIRLIFVIMVVFFIFWTPYNLVVLLFAFQMHLKADCEQSRQLDLAMLVTEVIAYTHCCVNPVIYAFVGERFRKHLRHFFHRYMATYLGKFMPFLPSEKLERTSSVSPSTGEQELSAVF; from the coding sequence ATGGCGACCTCAGCTGATGGGATTGAAACTGTGGGTGAAGTTGCTGGGACCACACCCTACGACTATGAGGCGGCACTGCCGTGCGAGAAGAGCAACGTCAAGGAGCTGGCGGCCCAGTTCCTGCCCCCGCTGTACTCCCTGGTGTTCGTGACCGGCCTGCTGGGcaacgtggtggtggtggtgatactCACAAAGTACAAGCGGCTCCGGATCATGACCAACATCTACCTGCTCAACCTGGCCATTTCTGACGTGCTCTTCCTATTCACGCTGCCATTCTGGATTCACTATGTTAGGTGGAACGAGTGGGTGTTTGGCCACCGCATGTGTAAGTTGCTCTCCGGGCTCTATTACATGGGCTTGTACAGTGAGATCTTTTTCATCATCCTCTTGACCATAGACCGGTATCTTGCCATCGTCCACGCCGTGTTTGCCCTTCGAGCCCGGACAGTCACTTTTGGTATTGTTACCAGCATCTTCACCTGGGTCCTGGCAGGGCTAGCAGCCCTCcctgaatttttctttcatgagACCCAAGAGGAGGCTGGACAGACTTTCTGCAGTCCTCTTTACCCAGAGGATAATGAAAATGCCTGGAAGCGATTCCATGCTCTGAGAATGAATATCCTGGGTCTCGCTCTGCCTCTGCTTGTTATGGCCATCTGCTATTCAGGAATTATTAAAACACTGCTGAGATGCcccagtaaaaaaaaatacaaagccaTTCGACTTATTTTTGTAATTATGGtggtcttctttattttctggacACCCTACAATCTggttgtcctactctttgctttTCAAATGCACTTGAAGGCTGATTGTGAACAGAGCAGACAGCTGGACCTGGCCATGCTGGTGACAGAGGTGATCGCCTACACGCACTGCTGTGTCAACCCCGTGATCTATGCCTTCGTTGGTGAGAGGTTCCGGAAGCACCTCCGCCACTTTTTCCACAGATATATGGCCACCTACCTGGGAAAATTCATGCCATTTCTTCCTagtgaaaaactggaaagaaCCAGCTCTGTCTCCCCATCAACAGGGGAGCAGGAACTCTCTGCTGTATTTTAG